The following is a genomic window from bacterium.
TTAGACATTGGTATTACGCTACCGGACTGCCAGGTTGGGCAAGATTTGGCTATCCCCAACCAGCATATCCCTATCCTCCATCAGTAGGCTATCCTTATGGTCCTGAATTGACTCCAGACCAGGAGAGAAGAATGCTCCATGATGAAGCCAATGCCCTAAAGCAGAGTTTGCAGGATGTGGAAAGCCGCATCAGTGCTTTGGAGAAAGCAACTAAGAAGGCGGAAAAGTAGGAGATTCAAAGGCAGTAAGCGTTCAGAGGGTGTAACAAAAGGAGATGTGGAGATTAAGGAGATAGGGAGATATTATTAAAAAAATTGAAATTAGTAGAAACTAATAGAAATTTATGGAAATTTGTTGTTTCCCACAATCAATTTCTACCTATTTTTGCTTCGCAACATTCTTCGAATTCTATAAATTTCAATCTATTTCTATTATCTTATCTCCTTATCCCCTTTCGGACACTTTTGATATATAGCCTGAACGGTTACCAAAGGCAGACGAGCCGGCCGTTTGCCTTTGGGTAATTGGTAACTGGTAACTATTTAACCAATTACCAATCACCAGTTACCAAACCAAATGGAGGTGATTAAGATGCCGAGAGGAAATGGAACAGGACCAGCAGGTATGGGGCCAGGAACTGGTATGGGTAGAGGTGGCTGTAGCTTTGGTGGAGGAATGGGAGCAGGTAGAGGGGGAGGAGCTTTTGGTGGAAGAGGTGGTGGTTGGTTGGGACTTATTGTTACTGCACTGGGTGCTGCACCGTATATTATCAACCAGTTTCGCCAGATAAAGAAACCATCAACACCAAAAGCCTCCCAATTAAATAATCAACCAGTCCCTGCCACAACACCATGGCAAGAAAGAAAACAGCTTGAGAGCCAATTAGCAGAGCTTAAACAGCAGATGGATGCTATTGAGCAACGGCTAGCAGAACTTAAATAATTGGTAACTGGTAAC
Proteins encoded in this region:
- a CDS encoding DUF5320 domain-containing protein, which translates into the protein MPRGDGTGPMGMGPMTGRAAGYCAGYQMPGYANSIPGWGFGMGFGRGRGFSMGRGRGFRHWYYATGLPGWARFGYPQPAYPYPPSVGYPYGPELTPDQERRMLHDEANALKQSLQDVESRISALEKATKKAEK
- a CDS encoding DUF5320 family protein, yielding MPRGNGTGPAGMGPGTGMGRGGCSFGGGMGAGRGGGAFGGRGGGWLGLIVTALGAAPYIINQFRQIKKPSTPKASQLNNQPVPATTPWQERKQLESQLAELKQQMDAIEQRLAELK